The Chryseolinea soli nucleotide sequence CGCTGTATAGTATCGGTTTCCATTTGCTTTTATTACGCGGTTACTAATATGTTCTCGGCCACGGTCTTGCTGATCGTCACTCGTTTGCCATCCACTTCCACTTCCATGCTTTCGTCGTATTCTTCTTTGCCGATGAGGATGATCGTCTTGCCGGGCACGGCGCCAATGCGGTTGAGGTACTTCAATAAATTCGAATCCGAATCGTGCACCGCCTCGATGGTTCCCGTATAGCCCGCGGCCAGGCCATGCAGCGGCTGGCGCAAGGGCACGGCGATCTTGCCGTGTTTGTCGGGAATGGGTTCGCCATGCGGGTCGGTGGTGGGGAAGCCCAGGAATTCGTCCAGCTTCTGGATGAGCACGGCCGACTGGATGTGCTCCAGTTGCTCGGCGATCTCATGCACCTCATCCCAGTTGAACCGAAGCTTTTCCACCAGGAACGTCTCCCAAAGCCGGTGCTTGCGGATCACCATCAGCGCTTCGCTCTTACCTTGCTTGGTGATCTTCACGCCATAATACTTCTCATAGGAGATGAGATTCTTGGCCGACAGCTTCTTGATCATGTCCGTCACCGAAGCCGCCTTGGTATGCATGACTTCGGCGATTTCATTGGTAAGCACGGCCTGCGATCCGCTGGCGGAAAGGTGGTAGATGGCTTTCAGGTAGTTTTCTTCCGTGAAGCTGGGCATGGCATGGAGATATCGATTTACAAAAATAAAAATTTAGGCTAGTCTAAAAAATAATTCAGGCAAAAATGTTTTGAACGGCCCAGGCAGGGATGCGTTCAGGCTAAAACGTAGCGAATGGCCTTGAAAAGCTTGTTTTCTTCCGTTTCCCAGAAGACGTTATGGGGCGGAACGGTATAAAAAGGACCGGCCTTCAACGCACGTAACGTGCTTTCCCCATCAAAATTTTCGGGATCGAAAACGACGGCGGCGCGATAAGGAACACACCGCGCCACCCAGGCCGGGTGGTCAATGAGCAACATGGGTAGTTGGTAGGCGAGGTATTCGTAGAGTTTGGTTGGTGTGCTGTGGATGGTAGAAGGATTGGGCGGATAGGACACGATGCCGAAGTCCGCCGTTTGAATAGCGTCCAGAATGGCCGTGTGTGGCACGAGCTGGTCGCCGCCCTGCAAGGTCACAAACGGCTTGTCCTTCAGCAAGCCCTTCAATTTGTGAAGCGTGCCCGCGTGAGCGCAATACCCGATAATGACCAACCTGATCCGGCTGTCAAGAGCGTGAAGCTTGGACGCCACGTCCACGGCCACGAAGACTCCGGTGGTTTCTGCCAGCGTGCCGCTGAACAATAAGTGGATCGTATCGCGTTCGCTCTCCTTCCGTGACGGCGGGTGTACACCAGATTGGGGTGAGCGCACCTTGTTTTCCAACACCACTTTTCGTTTCCCCAAGAACTGCAGCTCTTTTTCATAGCCTACTTCCGCGAGAATGTAAAGCGAAACCCACAGCTTCGACAACCGTTCTTTGATCCGGACAATGCCTGCGGCGACGGGACGCAGCAGGGGGGTGAACGTCGGGCTATGCAAAATATTCAGCGCGTAGTTCTCCTGCACATCATAGATCACCCGGCAGCCCGTGAGTCCTTTTGCCGCCAGCGAGATCCACAAAAGTTCATGCGTGCAAACGATCAGCACATCCGGGCGCAAGCGCAACACGGTCCACAACACGGTGAAGACGCGCAGCAGGCGGGCGACACTGATCCTCCGGAAAGGTTTAAGGGAATGGACCGCGATCGAACTCGCCCCGGCAGGCGCCTGACCTTCATACCCGATAACATGCACATCATATTCGCGGGCCAGACTCACCCCCAGCTTTTCAAACATGCGCGTGTCGTTCACGGGTTTCAACAGGGAGGCGAGGACTATTCTCCTTTTTTTTATTTCTTGCATGTCGATTTAAAGCATTTAAAGCTAATACAATGGAATTGAAAGAACGCATCGAAAAGATCTGGGACGACCGCACATTGCTTCAACAGGCTGAAAGCCAGGAGCTCATTCGCTCCGTAGTAGAGAAACTGGACAAGGGCGAGCTGCGCGTGGCCGAGCCCGTGGCCACCGGCTGGCAGGTGAACGAATGGGTGAAAAAAGCGGTGATCCTCTATTTCCCCATCCAACAAATGGAGACCATCGAGGTAGGTCCTTTCGAATTTCACGATAAGATAAAATTGAAACGCAACTACAAAGACCTCGGCGTCCGCGTGGTGCCGCATGCTGTGGCCCGTCACGGATCCTATATCAGCAAGGGCGTGATCCTGATGCCGTCCTATGTCAATATCGGTGCCTATGTCGACGAAGGGACCATGGTCGATACCTGGGCCACCGTAGGGAGCTGTGCACAGATCGGGAAAAATGTTCACCTCAGCGGAGGCGTGGGCATTGGCGGTGTGCTGGAACCTGTGCAGGCCGCACCCGTTATCATCGAAGATGGTGCGTTCCTGGGGTCGCGATGCATTGTGGTAGAAGGGGTCAGGGTAGGCAAGGAGGCCGTGCTGGGCGCCAACGTAGTGTTGACGGCAAGCTCGAAAGTGATTGATGTAACGGGCTCAAAACCAATTGAATACAAAGGTTTTGTTCCGGATCGCTCCGTGGTCATCCCCGGCACCTACGCCAAGACATTTCCCGCGGGCGAGTTCCAGGTGCCTTGTGCACTCATCATCGGCAAACGCAAAGAGAGCACCGACAAAAAAACGTCGTTGAACGATGCGCTCCGCGAAAATAATGTGTCGGTCTAGCCGTCTCTGAAGAGGAGTTGGCACACGCTTTGGATTTCATAAATCGTTTACATCACCGTACGATGTAATTGTGTAAATTTGGTTTGATAAACGATGAAGAGAGGAGCATTTAGTTTTTTTATCGTCGCCCTTCTTTCCGGCTTTGTTGCCGAGCAGAATGATGCATACCCCCCGGTAAAAAATCACAGCTTTAAGCGTGGCGAGGTCATCGAGTTCAAGATGACCTATGGCATCTTCACTGTCGGCAAAGGCAGTGTCACCGTCCATCCCAAATACTTCAGGATCAACAACCGCGATTGCTTCAAGATCGATGTCTACGGCAAAACCGTGGGCATGGTCGACTGGGTTGCCGATGTCGACGATCGCTGGGGCGCCTACATCGACACGGTGGCCCTCATACCGCACCAATTCTACCGCCGCATTCGCGAAGGACGCTACAAAAAAGACGAGTGGACCAACTTCGACCAGGTCAACAAGAAGATCGAGGTAAAAACGCTCGACAACGAGACCGGCAAATTCAAAGAGCCCAAATACTACGATGCCCCGCCCCAGGTCCGCGACATGGCGGCGGGCTTTCTTATTCTCCGCAACATGGACCTGTCGAAAACCAAGATCGGAGACACCGTCTCGGTGAAGGGCTTTTTTGAAGACGAGTTCTACAACTTCAAGATCATCTACGCCGGCAAGGAAACCGTCAAGATCAAGGTAGGCAAAGTGCGCGCGCTGGTTTTCAAACCCGTGATGCCCGCCAATAAAGTTTTCGATGGAGAGAATTCCGTCACGGCCTGGTTCTCCGACGACAAGAATCGCATTCCCGTCAAGATCAATGCGAATATGTTCATCGGCAGCGCCGGGGTGGAACTCACGGGCTATTCAGGGTTGAAGAATCCCCTCAACCTGGCGCCGGAGGACTAATCTGAAAATTTTTGTCGGTTAAAAAAGGATCAGGCGGCCGCCCGGTTCAACAGCTCGATAAATTTCTCGCGACTCACGGGCTTGATGATGTACTCCCGCACGTTCTTGTCCTGCTTGGCACGGTTCACATCGCGTGG carries:
- a CDS encoding metal-dependent transcriptional regulator, with product MPSFTEENYLKAIYHLSASGSQAVLTNEIAEVMHTKAASVTDMIKKLSAKNLISYEKYYGVKITKQGKSEALMVIRKHRLWETFLVEKLRFNWDEVHEIAEQLEHIQSAVLIQKLDEFLGFPTTDPHGEPIPDKHGKIAVPLRQPLHGLAAGYTGTIEAVHDSDSNLLKYLNRIGAVPGKTIILIGKEEYDESMEVEVDGKRVTISKTVAENILVTA
- a CDS encoding 2,3,4,5-tetrahydropyridine-2,6-dicarboxylate N-succinyltransferase, coding for MELKERIEKIWDDRTLLQQAESQELIRSVVEKLDKGELRVAEPVATGWQVNEWVKKAVILYFPIQQMETIEVGPFEFHDKIKLKRNYKDLGVRVVPHAVARHGSYISKGVILMPSYVNIGAYVDEGTMVDTWATVGSCAQIGKNVHLSGGVGIGGVLEPVQAAPVIIEDGAFLGSRCIVVEGVRVGKEAVLGANVVLTASSKVIDVTGSKPIEYKGFVPDRSVVIPGTYAKTFPAGEFQVPCALIIGKRKESTDKKTSLNDALRENNVSV
- a CDS encoding DUF3108 domain-containing protein: MKRGAFSFFIVALLSGFVAEQNDAYPPVKNHSFKRGEVIEFKMTYGIFTVGKGSVTVHPKYFRINNRDCFKIDVYGKTVGMVDWVADVDDRWGAYIDTVALIPHQFYRRIREGRYKKDEWTNFDQVNKKIEVKTLDNETGKFKEPKYYDAPPQVRDMAAGFLILRNMDLSKTKIGDTVSVKGFFEDEFYNFKIIYAGKETVKIKVGKVRALVFKPVMPANKVFDGENSVTAWFSDDKNRIPVKINANMFIGSAGVELTGYSGLKNPLNLAPED